The Mus musculus strain C57BL/6J chromosome 2, GRCm38.p6 C57BL/6J genome has a window encoding:
- the Gins1 gene encoding DNA replication complex GINS protein PSF1 isoform 1 (isoform 1 is encoded by transcript variant 1), with amino-acid sequence MFCEKAMELVRELHRAPEGQLPAFNEDGLRQVLEEMKALYEQNQSDVNEAKSAGRGDLIPTVKFRHCALLRNRRCTIAYLYDRLLRIRALRWEYGSVLPNSLRFHMSAEETEWFNHYKKSLATYMRSLGGDEGLDITQDVKPPKSLYIEVRCLKDYGEFEVDDGTSVLLKKNSQHFLPRWKCEQLIRQGVLEHVLS; translated from the exons ATGTTCTGCGAAAAAGCTATGGAGCTTGTCCGCGAGTTACACCGCGCGCCGGAAGGGCAGCTGCCGGCCTTTAAT GAGGACGGACTCAGACAAGTTCTGGAGGAGATGAAAGCTTTGTATGAACAAAACCAGTCTGATGT GAATGAAGCCAAGTCAGCTGGACGAGGGGATCTGATACCAACCGTCAAATTTCGGCACTGTGCTTTGTTAAGAAATAGACGCTGCACGATAGCATACCT GTATGACCGGTTGCTTCGGATTAGAGCACTCAGGTGGGAATATGGGAGTGTCTTGCCAAATAGTTTACGATTCCACATGTCTGCTGAAGAA ACGGAGTGGTTCAACCATTATAAAAAGTCTCTTGCTACTTACATGAGGTCGCTGGGAGGAGATGAAGGCTTGGACATCACACAAGATGTGAAGCCCCCCAAAAGCCTATATATTGAA GTGCGGTGTTTAAAAGACTATGGAGAATTTGAAGTTGATGATGGCACTTCAGTCCTGCTTAAAAAGAATAGTCAG CACTTTTTGCCTCGGTGGAAGTGTGAGCAGTTAATCAGACAAGGAGTTCTAGAGCACGTGCTGTCCTGA
- the Gins1 gene encoding DNA replication complex GINS protein PSF1 isoform X1, with the protein MFCEKAMELVRELHRAPEGQLPAFNEDGLRQVLEEMKALYEQNQSDVNEAKSAGRGDLIPTVKFRHCALLRNRRCTIAYLYDRLLRIRALRWEYGSVLPNSLRFHMSAEETEWFNHYKKSLATYMRSLGGDEGLDITQDVKPPKSLYIEHHLP; encoded by the exons ATGTTCTGCGAAAAAGCTATGGAGCTTGTCCGCGAGTTACACCGCGCGCCGGAAGGGCAGCTGCCGGCCTTTAAT GAGGACGGACTCAGACAAGTTCTGGAGGAGATGAAAGCTTTGTATGAACAAAACCAGTCTGATGT GAATGAAGCCAAGTCAGCTGGACGAGGGGATCTGATACCAACCGTCAAATTTCGGCACTGTGCTTTGTTAAGAAATAGACGCTGCACGATAGCATACCT GTATGACCGGTTGCTTCGGATTAGAGCACTCAGGTGGGAATATGGGAGTGTCTTGCCAAATAGTTTACGATTCCACATGTCTGCTGAAGAA ACGGAGTGGTTCAACCATTATAAAAAGTCTCTTGCTACTTACATGAGGTCGCTGGGAGGAGATGAAGGCTTGGACATCACACAAGATGTGAAGCCCCCCAAAAGCCTATATATTGAA CACCATCTTCCTTGA
- the Gins1 gene encoding DNA replication complex GINS protein PSF1 isoform 2 (isoform 2 is encoded by transcript variant 2), with product MFCEKAMELVRELHRAPEGQLPAFNEDGLRQVLEEMKALYEQNQSDVNEAKSAGRGDLIPTVKFRHCALLRNRRCTIAYLYDRLLRIRALRWEYGSVLPNSLRFHMSAEETEWFNHYKKSLATYMRSLGGDEGLDITQDVKPPKSLYIEVCVPTLMHILCYPL from the exons ATGTTCTGCGAAAAAGCTATGGAGCTTGTCCGCGAGTTACACCGCGCGCCGGAAGGGCAGCTGCCGGCCTTTAAT GAGGACGGACTCAGACAAGTTCTGGAGGAGATGAAAGCTTTGTATGAACAAAACCAGTCTGATGT GAATGAAGCCAAGTCAGCTGGACGAGGGGATCTGATACCAACCGTCAAATTTCGGCACTGTGCTTTGTTAAGAAATAGACGCTGCACGATAGCATACCT GTATGACCGGTTGCTTCGGATTAGAGCACTCAGGTGGGAATATGGGAGTGTCTTGCCAAATAGTTTACGATTCCACATGTCTGCTGAAGAA ACGGAGTGGTTCAACCATTATAAAAAGTCTCTTGCTACTTACATGAGGTCGCTGGGAGGAGATGAAGGCTTGGACATCACACAAGATGTGAAGCCCCCCAAAAGCCTATATATTGAAGTATGTGTACCTACTTTAATGCATATATTGTGCTACCCTCTATAA